From Helicobacter sp. 12S02232-10, one genomic window encodes:
- the arsB gene encoding arsenical efflux pump membrane protein ArsB yields MLLSATIFFLTLTGIIFRPLGIGFGSIAIFGAIFSLIFGTVDLNDIYSIFHIVWNATFTLIGLIILSLTLDTIGFFECIALWIAKNSSSNPMRLFVFILLFGAILSGIFANDGAVLILTPIVFALMQYFQAKNTLLIAFLLGIGFISDTASSPLVTSNLTNILTAGFFKISFTDYAKTMFIPNLIAIITSILVLCAYFYKTLQTPFELAPLPSPKNVLKSVGLFVFSWIFLGLLFIGLILGDAYHLPASLFVLGGALIFLFISKKYGGIQAIKILKNAPWQVVGLSVGMYVVVYGLKNAGITHYLSEISLYLQSQGNLIANLGVGLIAAAFSSLMNNMPANLIQNIALKDAGLNHLAYSNIIGSNLGTKFTPIGSLATLLWLYVLNKKGIKISWLQYCKTGLIITPPVLFATLLAKVYL; encoded by the coding sequence TTGCTTCTCTCTGCAACTATATTTTTTCTCACACTAACTGGAATTATTTTCAGACCCTTAGGCATTGGATTTGGCAGTATTGCTATTTTTGGTGCGATTTTTTCATTAATTTTTGGTACGGTTGATTTGAACGATATTTATTCAATTTTTCACATTGTATGGAATGCAACTTTTACACTCATAGGGCTGATTATTCTATCTTTAACACTAGATACCATCGGATTTTTTGAATGTATCGCGCTATGGATTGCTAAAAACAGCTCTTCTAATCCTATGAGATTATTTGTGTTTATTCTACTTTTTGGTGCAATTCTTTCAGGAATTTTTGCCAATGATGGTGCTGTTTTAATCCTCACTCCGATTGTATTTGCCTTGATGCAATATTTTCAAGCTAAAAATACACTTTTAATCGCCTTTCTGCTTGGAATCGGATTTATTTCAGATACTGCCTCAAGCCCTTTGGTTACCTCCAACCTGACTAATATCCTCACAGCAGGATTTTTTAAAATCAGTTTTACAGATTATGCAAAAACGATGTTTATTCCCAATCTTATCGCCATCATCACTTCAATTTTAGTCCTTTGTGCATATTTTTACAAAACGCTTCAAACGCCATTTGAACTTGCCCCGCTTCCTTCTCCAAAAAATGTTTTAAAATCTGTAGGGCTATTTGTATTTTCTTGGATATTTTTAGGTCTTTTGTTTATAGGTTTGATTTTAGGGGATGCTTATCATCTACCTGCAAGTCTTTTTGTCCTTGGCGGAGCACTTATCTTTCTTTTTATTAGCAAAAAATACGGCGGCATTCAAGCAATAAAAATATTAAAAAATGCCCCTTGGCAAGTCGTGGGTTTAAGCGTGGGGATGTATGTGGTGGTTTATGGACTCAAAAATGCTGGTATCACGCATTATTTGAGTGAAATTTCACTCTATTTGCAATCTCAAGGAAACTTGATTGCAAATCTAGGCGTGGGGTTGATTGCAGCAGCATTCTCCTCATTAATGAACAATATGCCTGCAAACCTCATTCAAAATATTGCCCTCAAAGATGCTGGCTTAAATCATCTAGCATATAGCAATATTATCGGATCTAATCTAGGAACAAAATTTACTCCGATAGGCTCACTTGCAACATTATTATGGCTATATGTTCTAAACAAAAAGGGGATAAAAATCTCGTGGTTACAATACTGCAAAACAGGTCTTATCATTACCCCGCCCGTACTTTTTGCAACTCTGCTTGCGAAAGTTTATCTATAA